Proteins encoded by one window of Halorubrum ruber:
- a CDS encoding HAD family hydrolase, translating to MYDAVVLDNDGVLVGRTPFDTLREAAWDAFVSLGVEDPDLAHVDDVAVGVDPATLTDICERYGVDPAEFWRVRDETAAAAQIDAARRGQKTPYDDVDALRALDASLGVVSSNQQATVDALLDHFGLAGRFEVAYGREPSVASLSRKKPSPYYIERALEDLGAETALFVGDNESDVRAADNAGIDSAFIRRPHRRSTELSCHPTYEIGDLHDLVSICGRAPEADDSA from the coding sequence GTGTACGACGCCGTCGTCCTCGACAACGACGGGGTGTTGGTCGGGCGGACGCCGTTCGACACGCTCCGCGAGGCCGCGTGGGACGCGTTCGTGAGCCTCGGCGTCGAGGATCCGGACCTCGCGCACGTCGACGACGTCGCCGTCGGCGTCGACCCCGCGACGCTGACCGACATCTGCGAGCGCTACGGGGTCGACCCGGCGGAGTTTTGGCGTGTCAGAGACGAGACGGCGGCCGCGGCGCAGATCGACGCCGCGCGGAGGGGGCAGAAGACGCCGTACGACGACGTCGACGCGCTCCGCGCGCTGGACGCCTCGCTCGGCGTCGTCTCCTCGAACCAGCAGGCGACCGTCGACGCGCTCCTCGACCACTTCGGGCTGGCGGGCCGCTTCGAGGTCGCGTACGGCCGCGAGCCCTCGGTGGCCAGCCTCTCGCGGAAGAAGCCCTCGCCCTATTACATCGAGCGCGCCCTCGAGGACCTCGGCGCCGAGACGGCGCTGTTCGTCGGCGACAACGAGTCCGACGTTCGCGCGGCCGACAACGCCGGCATCGACTCGGCGTTCATCCGCCGTCCCCACCGGCGGTCGACGGAGCTCTCCTGTCATCCGACCTACGAGATCGGCGACCTCCACGACCTCGTGAGCATCTGCGGGCGGGCCCCCGAGGCGGACGACTCGGCCTGA
- a CDS encoding aldo/keto reductase: MNLPPVGLGTMGIDDPDAVATALSLGYRHLDTARIYENETVVGEGLAAGLAGGEFDREDVTVATKLWIDDLAADAVAPAARESADRLGVDAIDLLYVHRPRGDYDPEATLPALDRLVDEGLVRNVGASNFELPDLDRAVDVLDAPLAAHQTELHPLFYKPKLLDHAREHGYPVVAYSPLAGGRVREVDAVVEVADAHGTTPEAVAIAWATAKDPVVTIPKASSEAHLRANLAAANLELTESEVAAIDAVEREAELFPE; encoded by the coding sequence ATGAACCTCCCGCCCGTCGGCCTCGGAACGATGGGGATCGACGACCCGGACGCGGTCGCGACCGCGCTCTCGCTCGGCTACCGCCACCTCGACACCGCCCGGATCTACGAGAACGAGACGGTCGTCGGCGAGGGGCTCGCAGCGGGGCTGGCCGGCGGGGAGTTCGACCGCGAGGACGTGACCGTCGCGACGAAGCTGTGGATCGACGACCTCGCGGCCGACGCGGTCGCGCCCGCCGCCCGCGAGAGCGCGGACCGCCTAGGCGTCGACGCGATCGACCTGCTGTACGTCCACCGGCCGCGCGGCGACTACGACCCGGAGGCGACGCTGCCCGCGCTCGACCGGTTGGTCGACGAGGGGCTCGTGCGGAACGTTGGCGCCTCGAACTTCGAGCTCCCGGACCTCGACCGCGCGGTCGACGTCCTCGACGCGCCGCTCGCGGCCCATCAGACCGAACTTCATCCGCTCTTTTATAAACCGAAGCTGCTCGATCACGCCCGCGAACACGGCTATCCGGTGGTCGCGTACTCGCCGCTCGCCGGTGGGCGAGTTCGCGAGGTCGACGCCGTCGTCGAGGTCGCGGACGCGCACGGGACGACGCCCGAGGCGGTCGCGATCGCGTGGGCGACCGCGAAGGATCCGGTGGTGACGATCCCGAAGGCCTCGTCCGAGGCACACCTCCGCGCGAATCTCGCCGCGGCCAACCTCGAACTGACCGAGTCGGAGGTCGCCGCGATCGACGCCGTGGAGCGCGAGGCGGAGCTGTTCCCGGAGTGA